One Mycobacterium sp. Aquia_216 DNA segment encodes these proteins:
- a CDS encoding type VII secretion target — protein sequence MTEPIHIDPDVLQVVAGNHQDVVRVVEAARERGGDIQAAVETFGPIMHEVKAAVSDVLIDRDNALAEHASRHRHASDELQRAAHIYTDVDEQNSQQIRQL from the coding sequence ATGACCGAGCCCATCCACATCGATCCCGATGTGCTACAGGTGGTTGCCGGCAACCACCAGGACGTCGTTCGCGTCGTCGAGGCCGCCCGCGAGCGGGGCGGGGATATCCAAGCTGCCGTAGAAACCTTCGGGCCGATCATGCACGAGGTCAAAGCAGCGGTCAGTGACGTGTTGATCGACCGCGACAACGCGCTAGCCGAGCATGCGAGCCGGCACCGTCACGCCAGCGATGAGCTCCAGCGTGCGGCCCACATTTACACTGACGTCGACGAGCAGAACTCCCAGCAGATCCGACAGCTCTAA
- a CDS encoding DUF4226 domain-containing protein, whose protein sequence is MSGAKQFGDNTSWGVWDHKAGSEGWSEPGWVMPSDHGRYISKHDPYWGRVLDHARQAYGDPSIHYSTDNVGDERHLVFGDGTRLPDNGTIVYHDSGSKQNWAQNDDGTVSLVGPDGKQGPPIPPAAYRKLGDQYAPVNANGQQIGPQLGGVPNSDNGFYNDPKSGLLTPKNSNGDYYTLGPDGTKTFFDKNGAPISEEQFNNASKPRDPTPHPGDNGLATDEQQSGKAADAVKKLQQELKNHYTKISDAEEKLSEVLLNAHATTSAGQQKLNDIQKKIVDAVNNPTMAMDTPAGERAFLTFLRNQVGATNDLLADGSLSAEDQSKAAQALAALYAADNGAGNTDDSPKAADPGGQSAPPASPPAPAEPDPAPAAGDPGSAGAPDMSDPGLSDMLGGGPLGSDPLSSLASMLPALGSLGGAGGSPLDSLGGLAGAASPLAGLASGLGDQGNHERPSDTADKPEDSPDHPKDSKDAKADSTTPPDGAQGAPGQQGPQAQNAGNSTPGDPPNPATPPAPPSPTVKLPDGSTATARSPQAAQAIRDYLAGKTVDAAYRQNNIQLPPPGTPVTNPMDPSRLTCGDLAMFKDHYVPVLSSVKAYVNGQVVPLESVSSSPDFLGWIDPTAAATSTGPHSGPPAAPQPQPAIPPVASAPPASSAPALAAAAPAGG, encoded by the coding sequence ATGAGCGGAGCAAAACAGTTCGGCGACAACACTTCCTGGGGTGTATGGGATCACAAGGCCGGTAGTGAGGGATGGTCGGAGCCGGGTTGGGTGATGCCGTCGGACCACGGCCGTTACATCAGCAAGCATGACCCGTATTGGGGCCGGGTGCTAGATCACGCGCGACAAGCATACGGCGACCCCAGCATTCACTACAGCACTGACAACGTCGGCGATGAACGCCATCTGGTGTTTGGCGACGGCACGAGGTTGCCCGACAACGGCACTATCGTCTATCACGATTCGGGAAGCAAACAGAACTGGGCCCAAAATGACGACGGTACAGTGTCTTTGGTCGGCCCTGACGGCAAGCAGGGGCCGCCGATTCCGCCAGCGGCCTATCGCAAGCTTGGTGATCAGTATGCTCCGGTCAACGCCAATGGCCAGCAGATCGGACCTCAGCTGGGCGGTGTTCCCAACAGCGACAACGGTTTTTACAATGACCCAAAGAGCGGATTACTGACACCGAAGAACTCCAACGGCGATTACTACACGCTGGGACCAGACGGCACCAAAACGTTCTTCGACAAGAACGGTGCCCCCATCAGTGAGGAGCAATTTAACAACGCCAGCAAGCCGCGTGACCCAACCCCGCATCCCGGTGACAACGGGCTGGCTACCGATGAGCAGCAATCGGGCAAGGCCGCCGACGCAGTCAAGAAGCTGCAGCAAGAGCTCAAGAATCATTACACCAAGATCAGCGACGCCGAGGAGAAGCTCTCGGAGGTACTGCTCAACGCGCACGCCACGACCAGCGCTGGTCAGCAGAAGCTCAACGACATTCAGAAGAAGATCGTCGACGCCGTCAACAATCCGACAATGGCCATGGATACCCCCGCCGGCGAGCGGGCATTTCTGACGTTTCTGCGCAACCAGGTCGGCGCGACCAATGATTTGCTTGCCGACGGGAGCCTTAGCGCTGAAGATCAAAGCAAAGCCGCCCAGGCACTGGCCGCGTTGTATGCGGCCGACAACGGCGCCGGCAACACCGATGATTCACCGAAGGCCGCCGATCCAGGGGGCCAGTCTGCACCGCCCGCGTCGCCACCCGCGCCTGCCGAGCCCGACCCGGCCCCTGCCGCCGGCGATCCAGGGTCAGCGGGCGCACCGGATATGTCCGATCCCGGGTTGTCAGACATGCTCGGCGGCGGCCCATTAGGCAGCGACCCGTTATCGTCGCTGGCGTCGATGTTGCCCGCTCTGGGCAGCCTCGGCGGAGCTGGCGGCAGCCCGCTGGATTCATTGGGTGGATTGGCCGGCGCGGCAAGCCCGTTGGCGGGCTTGGCATCAGGTCTGGGTGATCAGGGTAATCATGAGCGCCCCTCAGACACTGCGGACAAGCCTGAAGACAGTCCCGACCATCCCAAGGACAGCAAGGACGCCAAGGCGGACTCCACGACACCGCCAGATGGTGCGCAGGGCGCACCTGGGCAGCAGGGGCCACAAGCCCAAAACGCGGGTAACTCCACACCGGGGGACCCCCCGAACCCCGCCACCCCGCCGGCGCCGCCCTCGCCGACGGTCAAACTGCCCGACGGATCGACGGCGACGGCGCGCAGCCCGCAGGCCGCGCAGGCCATCCGCGACTATCTGGCGGGCAAAACCGTCGATGCGGCCTACCGCCAAAACAACATCCAACTGCCACCGCCTGGCACACCGGTGACCAACCCAATGGATCCAAGCCGATTGACCTGCGGCGACTTGGCTATGTTCAAGGACCACTACGTGCCCGTCTTGAGCTCAGTCAAGGCCTATGTCAACGGTCAGGTCGTTCCCCTGGAATCGGTGTCCTCGAGCCCCGACTTTTTGGGCTGGATCGATCCCACCGCCGCGGCCACCAGTACAGGGCCCCATAGCGGGCCCCCGGCAGCACCCCAGCCGCAGCCTGCGATCCCCCCCGTCGCGTCGGCGCCACCGGCGAGCTCTGCACCCGCGCTGGCAGCCGCGGCTCCCGCGGGCGGATAG